A section of the Penaeus chinensis breed Huanghai No. 1 chromosome 17, ASM1920278v2, whole genome shotgun sequence genome encodes:
- the LOC125033921 gene encoding LOW QUALITY PROTEIN: protein artichoke-like (The sequence of the model RefSeq protein was modified relative to this genomic sequence to represent the inferred CDS: deleted 1 base in 1 codon): protein MTPTENTQTLCGIDCLRQKIRCGSTRLGGKGASGGQRRELRPAGACEINKLFLINNELMGITRNAFAGLESSLQHIYIKDPGLYDIPFDTLDNLANLRTCVLEDTDIIEIPRLYSLSKLEFLKIDGSRVSSIPSAAFRFMPNMKKVHISNSLLKEVKGNALEGLVYLKEVNFSNNIIDWIHPRAFRTLNAVEHLSLAGNGLSDAGMAVLAAREMRELRILDMSRNKIVELKKGTFVDMPNIQTINLSENLVSKIDHGAFFRLPSVRKLDISGNAIGEFHADIFTESSNLEHLSVASNNLTFVAEMRYIARSLPNLRSLDISKNLLKADHPKAFEGHPKLEALKVDHNKIERLQPGTFKGLPNLRELYLSHNLIRSDHSEQLWNLPKLRVLDMSHNELRKVDDSLFEGLPHVSSVDLSFNLITDISAEAFFGSPQVKNLNMSFNSIGLLPENVFQVLTELFELEMSFNELTVLSSGLFKGLTKLEYLHVTHNQITTVEPGTFRDTGSLQYLDLSANFIQELPSEALSKLASLKVLKLNRNAINKVQDSYLSGLKAIEHLDLSNNHIQAFNPVAFTDMSHLRDVDLSVNYIQSLHPDMFSSTKLLEKLNVSHNYISSIGHEAFVNLKKLRILDLTNNSLTDLGDAVIDLPDLQALFLSENYINSLKNLSFAGLSSLSILHFKNNGLQTFETTAFHGLRSLVYLDLRNNNLVELNPDSFVGMTSLQEMQISKNQISVVKDFSFSDLPALRSLELQDNVITEIGGRAFFNVPTMKFLNLSRNGLQDIPEDALGKIPSLDVLDLSSNFILEIKDSSFYRLEWLTCAHDAR from the exons ATAAACAAGCTCTTCCTGATCAACAACGAGCTAATGGGTATCACCCGCAACGCCTTCGCCGGCCTCGAGTCCTCCCTGCAGCATATCTACATCAAGGACCCTGGACTCTACGACATCCCCTTCGACACCCTCGACAACCTGGCCAACCTGAGGACCTGCGTGCTGGAGGACACGGACATCATCGAGATCCCGAGGTTGTACTCACTCTCGAAGTTGGAGTTCCTGAAGATCGACGGCTCGAGGGTGAGCTCCATTCCTTCGGCGGCTTTCAGGTTCATGCCCAACATGAAGAAGGTGCACATTTCGAACAGCCTTTTGAAGGAGGTCAAAGGGAATGCACTTGAGGGCCTGGTGTACCTGAAGGAAGTCAATTTCTCCAATAATATCATCGACTGGATTCATCCGCGGGCTTTCAGGACTCTCAACGCCGTCGAGCACTTGTCTCTTGCCGGAAATGGCTTGTCTGACGCGGGTATGGCCGTCCTGGCtgcgagggagatgagagagctcAGAATCCTTGACATGAGCCGCAACAAAATCGTCGAGCTCAAAAAGGGGACGTTCGTTGACATGCCGAACATCCAGACGATCAACCTCAGCGAAAACTTGGTCTCGAAGATCGACCACGGCGCCTTCTTCCGCCTCCCCTCCGTCCGGAAACTCGACATCAGCGGCAACGCGATCGGGGAATTCCACGCCGATATATTCACAGAGTCGTCCAATCTAGAGCACCTCAGCGTCGCTAGCAATAACCTTACATTCGTCGCCGAAATGAGGTACATCGCTCGGTCCCTCCCGAATCTACGAAGTCTGGACATCAGTAAAAATCTTCTGAAAGCCGATCATCCAAAGGCATTCGAGGGGCACCCCAAGCTGGAGGCCCTGAAGGTCGACCACAACAAGATCGAGAGGCTGCAGCCA GGGACCTTCAAAGGCCTCCCAAATCTGAGAGAATTATACTTGAGTCACAACCTGATTAGAAGTGACCACAGTGAGCAACTGTGGAATTTGCCAAAGCTCCGGGTACTCGACATGTCCCACAACGAACTACGAAAGGTCGACGATTCACTGTTCGAAGGTTTACCTCATGTTAGCAGCGTGGATCTTAGTTTCAACCTCATTACCGACATCAGTGCGGAAGCCTTCTTCGGCTCCCCTCAGGTGAAGAATTTGAACATGTCCTTCAACAGCATAGGACTCTTGCCTGAAAATGTCTTCCAGGTTCTCACAGAGCTGTTTGAACTGGAAATGAGTTTTAATGAGTTGACGGTTTTGTCCAGTGGTCTCTTCAAGGGGCTGACCAAACTGGAATACCTTCATGTCACCCACAACCAAATCACCACAGTCGAACCAGGCACATTCAGAGATACAGGAAGCCTTCAGTACCTTGACCTCTCCGCCAATTTCATCCAAGAACTCCCTTCGGAGGCTCTGAGCAAGCTCGCCTCCCTCAAAGTGCTAAAACTCAACCGAAATGCCATCAACAAGGTCCAGGACAGCTACCTTTCAGGCCTGAAAGCCATAGAGCACCTCGACCTCTCCAACAACCACATCCAAGCGTTCAACCCGGTAGCCTTCACAGACATGAGCCACCTTCGGGACGTGGACCTCAGCGTCAACTACATCCAGAGCCTCCACCCAGACATGTTCTCCTCCACGAAGCTCTTAGAGAAGCTCAACGTCAGCCACAACTATATTTCGAGCATCGGCCATGAAGCTTTCGTTAACCTGAAGAAGCTTCGTATCCTCGACCTCACAAACAACTCGCTCACCGATCTGGGAGACGCAGTGATCGACCTCCCAGACCTCCAGGCTCTCTTCCTCAGCGAAAACTACATCAACAGCCTCAAGAACTTGTCCTTCGCCGGCCTGTCAAGCCTCAGCATCCTGCACTTCAAGAACAACGGCCTACAGACCTTTGAGACAACAGCCTTCCACGGACTGAGGTCCCTTGTGTACCTAGATCTTCGAAACAACAACCTGGTGGAACTAAATCCAGATTCCTTCGTGGGTATGACGTCGCTCCAGGAAATGCAAATCAGCAAAAACCAGATTTCCGTCGTGAAGGACTTCTCATTCTCGGATCTCCCGGCGCTGAGGAGCTTAGAACTGCAGGATAATGTGATCACGGAGATCGGAGGACGCGCTTTCTTTAACGTCCCGACCATGAAGTTCCTCAACCTCAGTCGCAACGGCCTTCAGGACATTCCAGAAGATGCCCTCGGGAAGATTCCGTCGCTCGATGTCCTGGATTTGAGCTCAAACTTTATCCTGGAGATCAAGGATTCCTCCTTCTATCGTCTGGAGTGGCTCACCTGTGCTCATG ATGCACGATAA
- the LOC125034232 gene encoding basic salivary proline-rich protein 1-like, whose translation MKGPDISDPIWVDGPSSPHPLFPNPPSPPPPKDVPPPLIPDKNPSRGPHPVSGPGASFVFPTSQGERLRPGVPGLVVPVTRPSNIWAVRPQPGGQPGDQPGGQPGRQPGRQPGRQPGRPKPGSAQGPGSGQQKRPNQVSFRPGNPVLPSITYVGPGPNSGTPFLPGLSIKQQGRPLPGRPSTQNQGPGRVPLTPPPVSSGSSPPGQATGTTWPGNLWSQPEVINPDSGVSLYQPREPFQPYQPHDPNHPITVVDAPNMSSNKGGSPAGMPTSPLMPMGPPVHTSPSPPDMSPSETQMVADGGYRGPDAEDQMSRRPQTGFPPQENESRLPDALPPFSDSSGRGKDSQGMAESHDGFEIPVSQQNHEISVIHEGQQIPFSHHGQHAPEIHESQQIPASHQGHTKPSNDHGQRMPANHIDQQIPFSHDGQKPTSNHGQQNPGSPQGQQTPLDNEGQHTSPQQNPGNRNEQDRIPEEKLNSPVAPTQPAETRPRPVRPTDSLPSSQGPVPPKESLNDLINLLYAAEAEVQQQMQGRFIHNALHQHAR comes from the coding sequence ATGAAGGGCCCGGACATCAGTGATCCCATCTGGGTGGATGGGCCGTCTAGCCCCCATCCTCTGTTCCCGAAccctccctcgcctccgccgCCGAAGGATGTgcctcctcccttaatccccgACAAGAATCCTTCGCGAGGGCCGCATCCTGTGTCTGGCCCTGGTGCGTCCTTTGTCTTCCCAACGAGTCAGGGAGAGCGTTTGCGTCCCGGCGTCCCTGGCTTAGTCGTCCCCGTGACTCGACCCTCGAACATCTGGGCTGTAAGACCTCAGCCCGGGGGTCAGCCCGGAGATCAGCCCGGAGGTCAGCCCGGACGCCAGCCCGGACGCCAGCCCGGACGCCAGCCTGGACGTCCTAAGCCGGGGAGTGCCCAAGGCCCCGGCTCAGGCCAGCAGAAAAGGCCGAATCAGGTGAGCTTCAGGCCTGGCAACCCCGTCCTGCCGTCCATCACATACGTTGGCCCTGGACCAAATTCAGGGACACCTTTCCTGCCCGGACTTTCCATCAAGCAACAGGGTCGTCCACTCCCTGGGAGGCCCAGCACCCAGAACCAGGGACCTGGTCGTGTCCCCCTGACCCCGCCCCCTGTCTCCTCAGGGTCTTCCCCACCGGGGCAGGCCACAGGGACCACGTGGCCAGGGAATCTCTGGTCGCAGCCTGAGGTCATAAATCCTGACTCCGGGGTGTCCCTCTACCAGCCCAGGGAGCCCTTCCAGCCCTACCAGCCCCATGACCCCAATCACCCCATCACGGTCGTCGACGCGCCCAACATGTCGTCCAACAAGGGGGGGTCTCCAGCTGGCATGCCCACATCACCCCTCATGCCCATGGGTCCTCCAGTCCACACGTCACCATCGCCTCCAGACATGTCGCCTTCTGAGACGCAGATGGTGGCAGACGGAGGATATCGCGGTCCAGACGCCGAGGACCAAATGTCTAGAAGGCCGCAGACAGGCTTTCCTCCACAAGAAAATGAATCCAGACTGCCTGACGCCCTTCCTCCATTCTCAGATAGTTccggaagagggaaagacagtcAGGGAATGGCAGAGAGTCACGATGGCTTTGAAATACCAGTCAGTCAACAGAATCACGAAATATCAGTGATTCATGAGGGCCAACAAATACCATTCAGTCATCATGGCCAACATGCACCGGAGATTCATGAAAGTCAACAAATCCCTGCCAGTCACCAAGGACACACAAAACCAAGCAACGACCATGGCCAACGAATGCCAGCCAATCATATTGACCAACAAATACCATTCAGTCATGATGGTCAAAAGCCAACTAGTAATCATGGGCAGCAGAACCCAGGCAGTCCCCAAGGCCAACAAACGCCATTGGATAATGAAGGTCAGCATACATCACCCCAACAAAACCCGGGAAATCGCAACGAACAGGACAGAATACCAGAGGAAAAGCTAAACTCCCCTGTGGCGCCCACACAGCCAGCAGAAACTCGGCCAAGACCCGTGAGACCGACCGACAGCTTGCCAAGCTCTCAGGGACCAGTTCCTCCTAAGGAATCACTGAACGACCTCATCAACCTTCTGTACGCAGCTGAGGCCGAAGTTCAACAACAGATGCAGGGACGCTTTATTCACAACGCCCTCCATCAACACGCCAGATGA